The Ehrlichia chaffeensis str. Arkansas DNA segment GTAATGTGTCACTCAGTTGAGGTGGTTTTAATTGCCAAAAATTAAGTTTAGTGTGAAATATGGAAACTTATAAAGAGTGTATATATTCTAACTAGTGATATAATAGTTATGATACAAGTTCTTAATATAAAAAGTTCTCTGTCTTGTTTTTGTGAGTTTGTTGATAGTTACTTGAATAAGAAAGATCAATATATAGATCATCGTTATATGTTAACTTTTTTGTACTTAAGAAAGCTTATGTTGTTTAATGGAATATAATTTTCTATTTAATAATATAGTGAGTTTTATTCTAATGATGATAAAATTCTAGAGTACTTCTACTATTTGGAATAAATGACTACAATTTTTGCTTTATGTACTCCATGGGGAAGGTCTGGAGTAGCTGTGATTAGAATCTCTGGTGAAGATGCTGCAAAGGCATTTGTGCATTTTGGAATTAATAGTAGTATTAAACCAAGAACTGCAACGTTTACTCCTTTATACGACAAAGATGGTGAAGTTATAGATGAAGCGATAGTGGTGTATTTTGTTGCACCAAATAGCTTTACTGGAGAAGATGTAGTTGAGTTTCATACTCATGGTAGTTTTGCTGTTATTAAAATGATATTAGCTGAGCTTGGAAAAATTTTTGTTCCTGCTGGGCCAGGTGAGTTTTCTTTGCGTGCTTTTTTAAATAATAAAGTTGATTTGACTAGAGCTGAAGCAATAGTAGATCTTATAAACTCTGAAACAGAAATGCAGGCTAAGCAAGCTATAAGACAAATGTCTGGGGTTTTGGAAAAGTTGTATCAAAATTGGCGACAGCAGTTGATTGATATATTATCTAATATAGAAGCTTATATTGATTTTCCGGAAGAAGTTAATAGTTCTGCTATAGCTAATATTGATTATCTATTAAATAATTTGCAGAAATCTTTAGAAAGTCATCTTAATGATGACCGAAGAGGTGAAAGGTTACGTCAAGGTATTTATGTTACAATTCTTGGTGAACCTAATTCTGGTAAGTCTACTTTATTTAATCATTTAGCAAAAAGAGATATTGCAATTGTTTCTGAATATGCTGGTACTACTAGAGATCCTCTAGAAGCACATATAGATGTAGCTGGATATCCAATTATTATTATTGATACTGCAGGCATTAGAGAGAGTACTGATCCAGTAGAACAAGAAGGGATCAAACGTGCGAAGTTAAAGGCTGAAAATGCTGATTTCAAAATAGTAATGCTTCCTTACGAGAAACGAGATATTTTTAACAGAGAAATTATGAGCTTGATAGATGATAAGTCTATATGCATTTTAAGTAAAGCTGATAATATTACAGATCAGAAATTAATACCTGTGTTTGATTTTAGTTTTATTCCGATTTCTGTATATTGTAACATTGGAATTGAAAATTTATTGAATTTAATTAAACAAAAAGTAGAAAAAGATTTTCAATTTTGTAATACTGACCCTTTTATTACTTCTGAAAGGCAGAGAAAACATATTCAAAATACTTTGAATATTATAAAGTCTGTAGATTTAAGTTTACCTATGGAAATAGTGTCAGAGGATTTAAGATTGTCTGTAAGGGAATTAGGGAAAGTGGTAGGTGTTATTAGTGATGATGATATATTAGATAATGTATTTGGTAAATTCTGTATAGGTAAATGATATTTACCTGGATTATTAGTGGGCATGTGTGTAAGTTCTTGGATTCATAATTTTATTAATAAAATACATATAGTGATTTTTTGTTGTGGAGTTATTTTGATAAGCTTATTTCAAGTTATAAAAGTGTAATTCTATGGTCAAAAAATTTGGCAAATGTATTTTGCTTGGTAATTACATATGCAGCAATTTTATTTTTTGTCAGTTTTGTGAAAGTTTTCTATGAATGAGACTATCTCCTGAACTTCAGCCATTTTACCTGTTCCGTATTCGTTACAAATTGCTAACCCTTCTTTAGGTTCAATTATTGTTACGTTATCACTTTTTAAACAATGAATATTACGTTGATTTGCTTTTGAATTCCACATTGCAGGATTCATAGCTGGGACCATGATGATAGGAATGTTTGAAGCAATTAACGCAGTTGTAGCTAATTCATCAGCAATACCATGTGCTGTTTTTGCTATTATATCTAATGTTGCAGGCGCTACTAGTACAATATCAGAACTTCGCGTTAATGATATGTGATGCATACTTTTATGGGCATGAAAAAGATCTGCATCAGTATACACAGAATTTCCAGATAATGATGCTACTGATAATGGGGTAACAAACCTTTCTCCAGATTTGCTTATTATGCTAGTAACTGTATGGTTATTTTCTTGCAGTTTTCTTATCAAATCTAAAGATTTATATGCTGCTATGCTTCCTGATATTACTAATAAAATTTTCATAGGATAAAACTAGGTAAACATTCAATTTCTATCATATATTTTTGTATATTCAAAGTTTAATATTTATAATAACTTTGACGTATTAGTTTAATGTAGGATTATAGTTTAATGCACAACTTAAGCATATTTTCTAGCATGTATATGTTGCCAGGAGTTAATAATGTAGTAGGGAGTTTATTAAAAAAGTTATGTGGTGGTGATAAAATTATAGATTTGTTATTTCATATACCACAAAGTTATGTGGATAGAAGAACTGCGTTATCTGAAGATTCTGTAGGTAAAATTGTAACTTTTATTGGTACTGTGAAGTGTCATGGTTTTATTGGTAGGAAAAGAAAATCCCAGTATAAAATTGTGCTTGATACATGTATTGGTGAAGTATCATTAATTTTTTTTAATTACTCGTTGAAATATCTGAGAAGTGTTTTAAAGGTAGGTTCAACATGTGTAGTAAGTGGTACTCTGATAAGATTTTTGGGATGTTTGCAAATTACACATCCGGATTATATTGTAACAGATATTAAAAAGTTCCAGGATATTAGTATCATAGAACCTATTTATCCACTAATTAGAGGATTAACTTCTAAGAGAATTTCAAAGTTAGTAAAGTTAAGTGTAAGGTTGTTACCTGATTTTCCTGAATGGATAGATGAAAAATTGTTAAGAGATAATAGATGGAATAGTTGGAAGGAAAGTTTAATAAAAATACATCACCCAGATACACTTGAAGCTGTGCATTTACATAGGGCAAGGTTAGCGTATGATGAATTATTAAGTCATCAAATCTCTGTAAAAATGGTCAGGAAATTTGATTACCAACAAGGTGTCTCTATTGTAAGTAAGCAGCTATACTATAATGATATTTTAAATAAACTGCCTTTTAAGTTAACAGAAGGACAGAAAGAAGTAATATCTCAGATTACAAAGAGTCAAGCATCAGAAAATAGGATGGTAAAACTATTAATAGGAGATGTAGGTAGTGGGAAAACAGTGGTAGCTTTGTTTGCTATTTTAAATGTTATAGAGAATGGAGGTCAAGTAGCTTTTATGGCTCCTACTGAGATATTAGCAGAACAACATTATCGTTGGATACGGGCGATACTATCTGATATTTCAGTTGATGTTGAGTTGTTAACAAGTAAGGTAAGGAAGAAACAGAATATTAAAAAGAAATTGCAACTTGGTGAATGTAATGTAGTTATTGGAACTCATGCTTTATTTCAGGATGGTGTTGATTTTAATAATCTTAATTTGATTATCATTGATGAACAACAAAGATTTGGAGTATTACAGAGGATGAGGCTAATTAATAAAAGTAATATGGCTGATGTGCTTTTTATGACAGCTACGCCTATTCCTAGAACATTAGAGCAAGTAGTATATGGGGATATAGATTGTTTAAGACTTAAGGATAAGCCTCACAATCGATTGCCTATACAAACTAGTATTGTGAATATTGAGCGCTTGTTTGAAGTTATAGCAAAATTACAATTGGCTTTGCAAGAAGGTAATAAGGCATATTGGATTTGTCCTTATATTGAAGATTCGGAATTATTAGATATAGCAGCAGCAGAAAAACGTTTTTTTACTCTACAAGAAGTGTTTGGTAAGGATGTAGGTTTGATACACAGTCGTTTGCCTAAGATTGAAAAAGATGAAGTCATGATGTCTTTTTATAATGGAAATATTAAGTTACTAGTTGCAACTACTGTAATAGAAGTAGGAGTTGATATACCTGATGCTACTATAATTATTATAGAAAATGCTGAACAATTTGGTCTATCACAGCTTCATCAATTACGTGGTAGAGTTGGCCGTAGTGATAAATCTTCTTTTTGTATTTTACTTCATGGGAATATGTTAAGTAAGATTGCATATAAAAAGCTATGTATATTGCGTAAATTTCAAGATGGCTTTTACATAGCTGAGCAGGATTTGTTGTTGCGTGGTAGTGGAGATGTTTTAGGGATAAAACAATCAGGATTATCAAATTTTAAGTTTGCAGATATTTATAAGGATCAAGGCCTTATTTCTATTGCTGTTGAACAGGCAGGAGCAATTCTGGATGCGAATAAGACAGAATTAGGTGATCATTTTAATCAATTGTTACACATGTTTGGTTATGATGTTTCTACTATAAATTATTAGTTTTTATGTGAGTAAGGGATTTTGATAAATTTCAAGTGGTAGTGATTTTTAGAGAAGAGTATATCAGTTTAAGTTTTGAATAGAAAATTCTGGCTATAATATTACAAGATTTAGAATAAAAGTTATGCTTAGATGGTTTCTATGTAATTTTTAGTGATTCAGGAATGATTTTGTTAGTAGAGAGTTATGTTCTCGTGAATAATGTTAATTT contains these protein-coding regions:
- the mnmE gene encoding tRNA uridine-5-carboxymethylaminomethyl(34) synthesis GTPase MnmE, with product MTTIFALCTPWGRSGVAVIRISGEDAAKAFVHFGINSSIKPRTATFTPLYDKDGEVIDEAIVVYFVAPNSFTGEDVVEFHTHGSFAVIKMILAELGKIFVPAGPGEFSLRAFLNNKVDLTRAEAIVDLINSETEMQAKQAIRQMSGVLEKLYQNWRQQLIDILSNIEAYIDFPEEVNSSAIANIDYLLNNLQKSLESHLNDDRRGERLRQGIYVTILGEPNSGKSTLFNHLAKRDIAIVSEYAGTTRDPLEAHIDVAGYPIIIIDTAGIRESTDPVEQEGIKRAKLKAENADFKIVMLPYEKRDIFNREIMSLIDDKSICILSKADNITDQKLIPVFDFSFIPISVYCNIGIENLLNLIKQKVEKDFQFCNTDPFITSERQRKHIQNTLNIIKSVDLSLPMEIVSEDLRLSVRELGKVVGVISDDDILDNVFGKFCIGK
- a CDS encoding phosphopantothenoylcysteine decarboxylase → MKILLVISGSIAAYKSLDLIRKLQENNHTVTSIISKSGERFVTPLSVASLSGNSVYTDADLFHAHKSMHHISLTRSSDIVLVAPATLDIIAKTAHGIADELATTALIASNIPIIMVPAMNPAMWNSKANQRNIHCLKSDNVTIIEPKEGLAICNEYGTGKMAEVQEIVSFIENFHKTDKK
- a CDS encoding ATP-dependent DNA helicase RecG, whose protein sequence is MHNLSIFSSMYMLPGVNNVVGSLLKKLCGGDKIIDLLFHIPQSYVDRRTALSEDSVGKIVTFIGTVKCHGFIGRKRKSQYKIVLDTCIGEVSLIFFNYSLKYLRSVLKVGSTCVVSGTLIRFLGCLQITHPDYIVTDIKKFQDISIIEPIYPLIRGLTSKRISKLVKLSVRLLPDFPEWIDEKLLRDNRWNSWKESLIKIHHPDTLEAVHLHRARLAYDELLSHQISVKMVRKFDYQQGVSIVSKQLYYNDILNKLPFKLTEGQKEVISQITKSQASENRMVKLLIGDVGSGKTVVALFAILNVIENGGQVAFMAPTEILAEQHYRWIRAILSDISVDVELLTSKVRKKQNIKKKLQLGECNVVIGTHALFQDGVDFNNLNLIIIDEQQRFGVLQRMRLINKSNMADVLFMTATPIPRTLEQVVYGDIDCLRLKDKPHNRLPIQTSIVNIERLFEVIAKLQLALQEGNKAYWICPYIEDSELLDIAAAEKRFFTLQEVFGKDVGLIHSRLPKIEKDEVMMSFYNGNIKLLVATTVIEVGVDIPDATIIIIENAEQFGLSQLHQLRGRVGRSDKSSFCILLHGNMLSKIAYKKLCILRKFQDGFYIAEQDLLLRGSGDVLGIKQSGLSNFKFADIYKDQGLISIAVEQAGAILDANKTELGDHFNQLLHMFGYDVSTINY